In Pectobacterium aroidearum, the following are encoded in one genomic region:
- the rlmM gene encoding 23S rRNA (cytidine(2498)-2'-O)-methyltransferase RlmM, whose amino-acid sequence MNRVILYCRPGFEKECAAEITEKATQHDAYGFARVKENSGYVVFECYQHEDAERLVKTLPFHELIFARQMFVSGELLRDLPPEDRITPIVGMLSGAIERAGELRVEVPDTNESKELMKFCRKFTVPLRAALREHKILLGYEKADRPVLHVLFIAPGCCYVGYSYSNNNSPFYMGIPRLKFPSDAPSRSTLKLEEAFHVFIPADEWDERLGSGMYAVDLGACPGGWTYQLVKRSMMVYAVDNGPMAPSLMETGQVMHHQADGFRFEPPRNNVYWLVCDMVEKPAKVTSLMSDWLIKGWCREAIFNLKLPMKKRYEEVSHNLAVLQERLSENGINAEVHAKHLYHDREEITVHVRRFWSAVPGRRDER is encoded by the coding sequence ATGAATAGAGTCATTTTGTATTGCCGCCCTGGGTTTGAGAAAGAGTGTGCGGCGGAAATAACGGAAAAAGCCACGCAGCATGATGCCTATGGTTTCGCGCGGGTAAAAGAAAACAGCGGCTACGTCGTATTTGAATGCTACCAGCATGAAGATGCTGAGCGTCTGGTGAAAACGCTGCCGTTTCATGAGCTGATTTTTGCCCGTCAGATGTTCGTGAGTGGTGAACTGCTGCGCGATCTGCCGCCGGAAGATCGTATCACGCCAATTGTCGGCATGTTGTCGGGAGCTATTGAACGTGCAGGAGAACTGCGCGTTGAAGTTCCCGATACCAACGAAAGCAAAGAGCTGATGAAGTTCTGCCGCAAATTCACCGTGCCGCTGCGTGCGGCGTTGCGCGAACATAAAATTCTGTTGGGTTATGAAAAAGCCGATCGGCCGGTACTACATGTGCTGTTTATTGCCCCAGGCTGCTGCTATGTCGGTTACTCCTATAGCAATAATAACTCGCCGTTTTACATGGGGATCCCACGGCTTAAATTTCCTTCTGATGCACCAAGTCGTTCGACATTGAAGCTGGAAGAAGCGTTTCACGTCTTTATTCCTGCGGATGAGTGGGATGAGCGCCTAGGCAGCGGCATGTACGCGGTGGATTTAGGCGCGTGTCCCGGCGGTTGGACTTACCAACTGGTTAAACGCAGCATGATGGTTTATGCGGTAGACAATGGACCCATGGCGCCGAGCCTGATGGAGACAGGGCAGGTGATGCACCATCAGGCGGACGGTTTCCGCTTTGAGCCACCGCGTAATAACGTGTACTGGCTGGTGTGCGACATGGTGGAAAAGCCCGCGAAAGTCACCAGCCTGATGAGTGATTGGCTGATCAAAGGCTGGTGTCGCGAGGCCATTTTCAACCTTAAACTGCCGATGAAGAAGCGTTATGAAGAGGTGTCGCATAATCTGGCGGTGCTGCAAGAACGCCTGAGTGAAAATGGCATTAATGCCGAAGTGCATGCCAAGCACCTGTACCATGACCGCGAAGAAATCAC
- a CDS encoding DUF423 domain-containing protein: MNSRFMLVFAAISGFTFVALGAFGSHVLSKTLGATELGWLKTGLEYQAFHTLAILALAVAMQQRTNLWFYWSSVFLALGTVLFSGSLYCLALSHLKLWVYVTPIGGACFLVGWILLLIGALRLKRKAERHE; encoded by the coding sequence ATGAATAGTCGTTTTATGTTGGTATTTGCTGCTATCAGCGGCTTTACTTTTGTCGCGCTGGGCGCGTTTGGTTCCCATGTTCTTAGCAAAACGCTGGGTGCAACGGAACTGGGGTGGTTGAAAACCGGCCTTGAATATCAGGCATTTCACACGTTAGCGATTCTGGCGCTGGCGGTTGCGATGCAACAGCGAACCAATCTGTGGTTTTACTGGAGCAGCGTTTTTCTGGCGTTGGGAACGGTACTCTTCAGCGGAAGTTTGTACTGTCTGGCGCTTTCTCACCTGAAACTATGGGTTTATGTGACGCCGATTGGCGGAGCCTGTTTTCTGGTGGGATGGATATTATTATTGATTGGCGCACTGCGTCTGAAGAGAAAGGCTGAACGCCATGAATAG
- a CDS encoding transcriptional regulator GcvA — protein sequence MSKRLPPLNALRVFDAAARHLSFTKAAEELFVTQAAVSHQIKSLEDFLGLKLFRRRNRSLLLTEEGQSYYLDIKEIFSSLNDATRKLQSRSAKGALTVSLLPSFAIHWLVPRLSSFNSDYPGIDVRIQAVDRDEDRLADDVDVAIFYGRGNWPGLRVEKLYAEYLLPVCSPALLTGSHPLKTPDDLVAHTLLHDASRRDWLSYTRQLGVQINVQQGPIFSHSAMVLQAAIHGQGVALANNVMAQTEIEAGRLVCPFNDVLVSRNAFYLVCHDSQAELGKIAAFRHWILARAASEQEKFRFRYDNGTR from the coding sequence ATGTCAAAACGTCTCCCTCCGCTCAACGCATTGCGCGTTTTTGATGCGGCGGCTCGCCATTTAAGCTTTACCAAAGCGGCAGAAGAACTGTTTGTTACGCAGGCTGCCGTCAGCCACCAGATTAAGTCACTGGAAGATTTTCTGGGGCTTAAATTGTTCCGCCGTCGTAATCGTTCCCTGCTGCTGACGGAAGAGGGGCAAAGTTACTATCTTGATATCAAAGAGATCTTCTCATCTTTGAATGACGCAACCCGTAAGCTGCAATCCCGCAGCGCCAAAGGTGCGTTGACGGTTAGCCTGCTGCCCAGCTTTGCCATTCATTGGCTGGTACCGCGTCTGTCGAGCTTTAACTCCGACTATCCGGGGATTGATGTTCGTATTCAGGCGGTGGATCGCGATGAAGATCGTCTGGCAGATGACGTGGATGTCGCGATTTTCTACGGCCGGGGGAACTGGCCGGGACTACGGGTAGAAAAGCTGTACGCTGAGTATCTCCTGCCAGTTTGTTCACCAGCATTGCTGACGGGGAGCCACCCGTTAAAGACGCCTGATGATTTGGTGGCGCATACGCTGCTGCACGATGCGTCGCGCCGTGACTGGCTGTCCTATACGCGTCAGCTTGGGGTGCAAATTAACGTACAGCAGGGGCCGATTTTCAGCCACAGTGCCATGGTGTTGCAGGCGGCCATCCACGGGCAAGGTGTGGCGCTGGCGAATAATGTGATGGCGCAAACGGAAATTGAAGCTGGGCGATTAGTGTGTCCGTTTAACGATGTGCTGGTCAGCCGGAATGCTTTTTATCTGGTATGTCATGACAGTCAGGCAGAACTGGGTAAAATAGCCGCCTTTCGCCATTGGATTCTGGCGCGGGCTGCCAGCGAGCAGGAGAAATTTCGTTTTCGCTATGACAACGGCACGCGCTGA
- a CDS encoding YgdI/YgdR family lipoprotein, protein MKNKISIFAAIVMAFSLAACSSNYVMHTNDGRTIVAEGKPKVDDETGMISYTDAYGQQQQINRDNVKEMVKGK, encoded by the coding sequence ATGAAGAATAAAATTTCTATTTTTGCCGCTATCGTGATGGCGTTTTCTCTGGCAGCCTGTTCCAGTAATTACGTCATGCACACCAATGACGGGCGTACCATCGTTGCAGAGGGTAAACCGAAGGTTGACGATGAGACGGGTATGATCAGCTATACCGATGCCTACGGTCAGCAGCAGCAAATTAATCGTGATAATGTGAAAGAAATGGTGAAAGGGAAGTAG
- the csdA gene encoding cysteine desulfurase CsdA — MTPFNPATFRQQFPALQHSTVYLDSAATALKPQPVIDAVQAFYCSESGTVHRSQHRGAQALTQRFEGVREQVATLLHADDPRSIVWTRGTTEAINLVAQSYARPRLQPGDEIVVSEAEHHANLIPWLMVAQQTGANVVKLPIGTDFLPDVEQLATLITPKTRLLALGQMSNVTGGQPDLARAIALAHRYGAVVMVDGAQGIVHCPPDVQALDIDFYAFSGHKLYAPTGIGVLYGKTALLESMMPWQGGGKMMTQVSFDGFKPQAIPQRFEAGTPHIAGVLGLSAALDWLTTQDQHAAEQHSQSLAQLAETHLAQFPGFRSFRCPQSSVLSFDIADVHHSDLVTLLAESGIALRAGHHCAQPLMEALGVSGTLRASFAPYNNQQDVAALIAAVGNALELLID; from the coding sequence ATGACACCGTTTAACCCTGCCACCTTTCGCCAACAGTTCCCCGCCCTCCAGCATTCGACGGTGTATCTTGATAGCGCCGCGACCGCGCTGAAACCACAGCCCGTCATTGATGCGGTGCAGGCGTTCTATTGCAGTGAGAGTGGCACGGTGCATCGCAGCCAGCATCGCGGCGCGCAGGCGTTAACCCAGCGTTTTGAGGGCGTTCGTGAGCAAGTCGCCACGTTACTCCATGCAGACGATCCGCGTTCTATTGTCTGGACCAGAGGTACGACGGAAGCAATCAATCTGGTCGCGCAGAGCTATGCTCGCCCTCGCCTTCAACCGGGCGACGAGATCGTTGTGAGTGAAGCGGAACATCATGCCAACCTCATTCCGTGGCTGATGGTGGCGCAGCAAACCGGCGCGAACGTGGTGAAGTTACCGATAGGCACGGACTTCTTGCCGGACGTTGAACAGCTAGCCACGCTGATCACGCCCAAAACCCGCCTGCTGGCGCTGGGGCAAATGTCAAACGTGACGGGCGGTCAGCCCGATCTGGCACGCGCGATTGCACTGGCTCACCGCTATGGTGCGGTGGTGATGGTTGACGGCGCACAAGGCATCGTTCACTGTCCACCCGATGTGCAGGCGCTGGATATCGATTTCTACGCGTTTTCCGGGCACAAACTTTATGCCCCAACCGGGATTGGCGTGCTGTACGGTAAAACCGCCCTGCTGGAAAGCATGATGCCGTGGCAAGGCGGCGGGAAAATGATGACACAGGTGTCCTTTGACGGCTTTAAACCGCAGGCGATTCCACAACGGTTTGAGGCGGGAACGCCACACATTGCCGGCGTACTTGGCCTGTCTGCGGCGTTAGACTGGCTGACCACACAAGATCAGCACGCCGCAGAACAGCACAGCCAGAGTTTGGCACAGCTCGCTGAAACCCATCTGGCGCAGTTCCCCGGCTTTCGCAGCTTCCGTTGCCCGCAGTCCAGCGTCCTATCCTTTGACATTGCTGATGTGCACCACAGCGATCTGGTGACGCTATTAGCCGAAAGCGGCATTGCGCTGCGTGCCGGACATCACTGTGCGCAGCCGCTCATGGAGGCGCTCGGCGTCAGTGGCACGCTCCGCGCCTCATTTGCTCCGTACAATAACCAACAAGATGTTGCTGCGCTGATCGCCGCGGTAGGCAACGCCCTTGAATTACTGATCGACTAA
- the csdE gene encoding cysteine desulfurase sulfur acceptor subunit CsdE produces the protein MNETTDTTHPFGHHITVADLLARFDTCRAWEDRYRQLILLAKALPTLPDALKTEDISLSGCENRVWLGYQRQEDDRLHFYGDSDGRIVRGLLAVLLTAVEGKTPETLLQHDPLALFDMLGLRAQLSASRSSGLAALAARIRDIAEQEAADK, from the coding sequence ATGAACGAGACAACTGACACCACGCATCCTTTCGGCCACCACATCACCGTCGCCGATCTACTGGCGCGCTTCGATACCTGTCGCGCATGGGAAGATCGCTATCGGCAACTCATTTTGTTGGCAAAGGCGCTGCCAACGCTGCCAGATGCACTAAAAACCGAGGATATTTCGTTATCCGGTTGTGAAAATCGCGTCTGGCTGGGTTATCAACGCCAAGAGGACGACAGGCTACATTTTTACGGTGATAGCGATGGGCGTATCGTGCGGGGATTACTGGCGGTGTTGTTAACCGCCGTTGAGGGAAAAACGCCAGAAACGCTATTACAGCACGATCCTCTGGCGCTCTTTGACATGCTGGGGTTACGCGCTCAGCTCAGCGCTTCACGTTCAAGCGGGCTGGCAGCGCTGGCCGCAAGAATCAGGGACATTGCAGAACAAGAAGCTGCGGATAAGTAG
- the tcdA gene encoding tRNA cyclic N6-threonylcarbamoyladenosine(37) synthase TcdA has protein sequence MSTQLSEAYLQRFGGTARLYGQQALALFSQAHVCVIGIGGVGSWAAEALARTGIGAITLIDMDDVCVSNTNRQIHALRQHTGQSKTEVMAERILAINPECRVTCVDDFISAENVAELLNQNFSYVIDAIDSVRPKAALLSYCRRYKIPVVTTGGAGGQIDPTRIEVADLAKTIQDPLAAKLRERLKHDFNVVKNSKGKLGIDCVFSSEPLVYPQPDGSVCASRSTADGVMRMDCASGFGAATMVTATFGFVAVSHALKKMMAKHERASGK, from the coding sequence ATGAGTACGCAATTATCCGAAGCCTACTTGCAACGCTTCGGTGGCACCGCGCGGTTATATGGTCAACAGGCGCTGGCGCTGTTTTCTCAGGCTCACGTTTGTGTGATTGGTATTGGTGGCGTCGGTTCCTGGGCGGCTGAGGCGTTGGCGCGTACCGGCATCGGCGCGATCACGCTGATTGATATGGATGATGTGTGCGTCAGCAATACCAACCGGCAGATCCACGCGCTGCGTCAGCACACCGGGCAGTCGAAGACGGAAGTGATGGCGGAACGTATTCTGGCGATCAACCCGGAATGTCGCGTCACCTGCGTGGATGATTTCATTAGCGCCGAAAACGTGGCCGAACTGCTCAATCAAAATTTTAGCTATGTGATTGATGCGATTGACAGCGTGCGTCCGAAAGCGGCGCTACTCTCCTACTGTCGTCGCTATAAGATCCCGGTGGTGACAACCGGCGGTGCAGGCGGACAGATCGATCCGACCCGGATTGAAGTCGCCGATCTGGCGAAAACGATTCAGGATCCGCTGGCGGCCAAGCTGCGTGAGCGGTTAAAGCATGATTTTAACGTGGTGAAGAACAGCAAAGGAAAGCTGGGCATCGATTGTGTGTTTTCCAGCGAGCCACTGGTTTATCCGCAGCCTGACGGTTCCGTTTGTGCGTCTCGCAGCACGGCAGATGGCGTAATGCGTATGGATTGCGCGTCAGGCTTTGGCGCCGCGACGATGGTCACCGCAACCTTCGGGTTTGTTGCGGTATCCCATGCGCTGAAGAAGATGATGGCGAAACATGAAAGAGCGTCTGGGAAGTAA
- a CDS encoding molybdopterin-dependent oxidoreductase, whose protein sequence is MAIKRYPHLAHWGAFTAVVEDGRLIRCEPFSDDPAPSAMLDSIAPLVYSDRRIRRPSVRRSWLQKRENSDRTLRGREDFVEVDWDVALDLVAQENHRIRDRYGADGIFAGSYGWSSAGRYHHARSQVRRFYFSGGGAVDQQGNYSWGAAQFFLPYVIGTFHPLTGKVTEWRSVAEHCDIFLAFGGLALKNAQVASGGAGHHTLQPALETLVAKGIPVINISPMRDDCPEFVNAEWIPIRPNTDVALMLALGYEIQRLGADDKDFLQRYCVGYEQLSDYLHGRGDGVVKTPEWASDITGIPAERIRRLAQQLIGVRSFITCSYSVQRAHRGEQPYWMMIALSSMLGQVGLPGGGFSFGHGSMNSVGNERISTPAPASPSSPNAGRAIPVARIADMLLHPGTPYTFQGETHTYPDIHLIHWAGGNPFHHHQQLNRLVDGWRKPDTVIVQDIVWTPAAQMADIVLPVTTTLERNDIGGSSRDRFIFAMHQAIAPQHQARNDVDIFSELAERLGYGDVFTQNRSERQWLEHLYDECRSRQRGVVDSWPSFEDFWQQGHVEIPMDEKPFVFFEDFRRDPQQHALSTPSGKIELFSSAIASYGYADFAPHPEWQPPVEWLGAKSTEEWPLHFISIQPSDRLHSQLAATPQVAANKTAGKETLYMHPQDAAARDIADRSLVEVRNARGRILAGVQITDGVTPGVVIMSTGAWFEPGFGQKTWHPVEQSGNANVLTLDIGTSPLTQGPNAMSCLVDVVRV, encoded by the coding sequence ATGGCGATTAAACGTTATCCGCATCTTGCGCATTGGGGCGCGTTTACCGCTGTGGTGGAAGACGGCAGGCTGATTCGATGTGAGCCGTTTTCCGACGATCCGGCACCTTCCGCCATGCTCGATTCCATCGCGCCGCTGGTGTATTCCGACCGGCGCATCCGTCGGCCTTCGGTGCGACGTTCCTGGCTTCAGAAACGTGAAAACAGCGACAGAACGCTACGTGGTCGGGAAGATTTTGTTGAAGTTGATTGGGATGTTGCGCTCGATCTGGTCGCACAGGAGAATCACCGTATTCGCGATCGCTACGGTGCAGACGGCATTTTTGCCGGTTCCTACGGCTGGTCGTCTGCCGGGCGCTATCACCATGCACGTTCTCAGGTGCGACGCTTCTATTTCTCCGGCGGCGGCGCGGTCGATCAACAGGGGAATTACAGCTGGGGCGCGGCGCAGTTCTTTTTGCCGTATGTGATTGGTACTTTTCATCCACTGACGGGCAAGGTGACGGAATGGCGCAGCGTCGCCGAACACTGTGATATTTTCCTCGCGTTTGGCGGTCTTGCGTTGAAAAACGCGCAGGTGGCATCCGGCGGTGCCGGGCACCATACGCTTCAGCCTGCGCTGGAAACGTTAGTCGCGAAAGGGATTCCGGTCATTAACATCAGCCCGATGCGTGATGACTGCCCTGAGTTTGTGAACGCCGAGTGGATTCCTATTCGCCCGAATACCGATGTCGCTCTGATGCTGGCATTGGGCTATGAGATTCAGCGTTTGGGCGCTGACGATAAAGATTTCCTGCAACGCTACTGTGTTGGCTACGAACAACTGAGCGACTATTTGCACGGCCGCGGCGATGGCGTGGTGAAAACGCCCGAATGGGCTAGCGACATCACGGGCATTCCCGCCGAACGCATCCGGCGTCTGGCGCAGCAACTGATTGGCGTGCGTAGCTTTATTACCTGTTCTTACTCCGTGCAGCGCGCGCATCGCGGCGAGCAGCCGTACTGGATGATGATTGCGCTTTCGTCAATGCTGGGACAAGTGGGCTTACCGGGTGGCGGCTTCTCCTTCGGCCACGGTTCGATGAATAGCGTCGGAAACGAACGTATTTCAACGCCTGCGCCGGCTTCGCCATCCAGCCCGAATGCAGGACGGGCGATCCCCGTGGCGCGCATCGCCGATATGCTCTTGCATCCCGGCACGCCTTATACCTTTCAGGGCGAAACCCATACTTATCCCGATATTCATCTGATTCACTGGGCGGGCGGTAACCCGTTCCATCATCATCAGCAGTTGAACCGTCTGGTAGACGGCTGGCGCAAACCGGATACGGTGATTGTGCAGGATATCGTCTGGACACCAGCGGCGCAGATGGCTGACATCGTGCTGCCTGTTACCACCACGCTGGAACGTAATGACATCGGTGGCTCGTCCCGCGATCGCTTTATTTTTGCCATGCATCAGGCGATTGCGCCGCAGCATCAGGCGCGTAATGACGTGGATATCTTCAGCGAGCTGGCGGAACGTTTGGGTTATGGCGATGTGTTCACGCAAAATCGCAGTGAGCGGCAGTGGCTGGAACACCTTTATGACGAGTGCCGTTCAAGGCAGCGAGGCGTTGTCGACAGTTGGCCGTCATTTGAGGATTTCTGGCAGCAGGGACATGTAGAAATCCCGATGGATGAAAAGCCGTTTGTATTCTTTGAGGACTTCCGCCGCGATCCGCAGCAGCATGCGCTCAGTACGCCCAGCGGTAAAATAGAACTGTTCAGCTCCGCGATTGCCAGCTATGGCTATGCCGATTTTGCACCGCACCCTGAGTGGCAGCCTCCCGTTGAATGGCTGGGAGCAAAAAGCACGGAAGAATGGCCGCTGCACTTTATTTCCATTCAGCCGTCCGACCGCTTGCATAGCCAACTTGCCGCGACGCCGCAGGTTGCCGCGAATAAAACCGCAGGAAAAGAGACGCTTTACATGCACCCGCAGGATGCTGCTGCGCGGGATATCGCCGACCGTTCACTGGTGGAAGTCAGAAATGCGCGTGGTCGTATTCTGGCTGGCGTACAGATTACCGACGGCGTCACGCCGGGCGTGGTGATCATGTCCACTGGTGCCTGGTTTGAGCCGGGATTTGGTCAGAAAACGTGGCATCCGGTTGAGCAGTCTGGCAATGCGAATGTACTGACGCTGGATATTGGCACGTCGCCGCTGACACAGGGGCCGAATGCCATGAGCTGTCTGGTGGATGTCGTGCGGGTTTAG
- the mltA gene encoding murein transglycosylase A, with the protein MKGRWGKYVLTAVVIAILAGCQSRPTDRGQQYKDGHLNQPLELVNEPNAKGKPVNARDFMTQVSEIRSASPNLYSRNNTTFQAIENWMMSGADTRELSKFGLNAWQMEGVDNFGNVQFTGYYTPVLQARHTRQGEFRHPLYAMPSKGRKNSRLPDRAGIYAGALDERLVLAWTNSLVDNFMMEVQGSAYIDFGDGRPLTFFGYAGKNGHAYRSIGKVLIDRGEVPREEMSMQAIRKWAEQHTEYEVRELFEQNPSFVFFKPMMSAPVKGASAVPLVAKASVASDRSLIPAGTALLMEVPLLDNVGKFTGKYEMRLMIALDVGGAIKGQHFDMYQGIGPDAGHSAGFYNHYGRVWVLKNAQSSTANGSGSSLLVNYQQN; encoded by the coding sequence ATGAAGGGACGGTGGGGAAAATATGTGCTGACCGCAGTGGTCATTGCCATTCTGGCAGGGTGTCAATCCAGGCCAACCGATCGCGGGCAGCAATATAAAGATGGTCACCTCAACCAGCCTCTGGAATTGGTGAATGAACCCAATGCCAAAGGAAAACCGGTCAACGCACGTGATTTCATGACGCAGGTTTCTGAAATCCGGTCGGCGTCACCTAATCTGTATTCGCGTAACAATACGACCTTTCAGGCGATTGAAAACTGGATGATGTCAGGTGCGGACACCCGCGAACTGAGCAAGTTTGGTCTGAACGCCTGGCAGATGGAAGGCGTTGATAACTTTGGTAACGTGCAGTTCACCGGTTATTACACGCCGGTATTGCAGGCGCGCCATACCCGTCAAGGGGAATTCCGCCATCCTTTATATGCCATGCCGTCAAAAGGTAGAAAGAACAGTCGGCTGCCGGATCGTGCTGGCATTTATGCCGGTGCGCTGGATGAGCGTCTGGTGCTCGCCTGGACCAACTCGCTGGTTGATAACTTCATGATGGAAGTGCAGGGCAGCGCCTATATTGATTTTGGTGATGGACGTCCGCTGACGTTCTTCGGCTATGCTGGCAAAAACGGCCATGCCTACCGCAGTATTGGTAAGGTGTTGATCGATCGCGGTGAAGTCCCGCGTGAAGAGATGTCTATGCAGGCCATCCGCAAGTGGGCGGAGCAGCACACCGAGTATGAAGTGCGTGAACTGTTTGAGCAGAATCCTTCTTTTGTGTTCTTCAAGCCAATGATGTCTGCACCAGTCAAAGGGGCAAGCGCCGTGCCGCTGGTGGCTAAAGCCTCCGTCGCCTCCGATCGCTCTCTGATTCCGGCAGGTACGGCTCTTTTAATGGAAGTGCCGCTGTTGGATAACGTTGGCAAATTCACCGGCAAGTATGAAATGCGCCTGATGATTGCACTGGATGTCGGTGGTGCGATTAAAGGCCAGCACTTCGATATGTATCAGGGTATTGGGCCGGATGCAGGCCACTCGGCTGGCTTCTATAACCACTATGGACGAGTTTGGGTGTTGAAGAACGCACAAAGCAGTACGGCGAATGGATCGGGTTCTTCGCTGCTGGTTAATTATCAACAAAATTGA
- the amiC gene encoding N-acetylmuramoyl-L-alanine amidase AmiC, whose translation MSHSNHHLTRRRLLQSAAATWLLSVSGVGMAATTQVVAVRVWPSSAYTRVTLESNHPLKYNQFSLSNPERIVVDIENVHLNSVLKEIASQFQQDNDPLIKEARIGQFDKSTVRLVLELKQQATTKVFTLGPVAEFKHRLVLDLYPAAGRYDNEEDPLLALLEDYNKGELERTLPAEAPKAGKAGRDRPLIIMLDPGHGGEDPGAIGKNKTREKDIVLQIARRLRKLIDNESNMKAYMTRNEDVFIPLRVRVAKARKQRADLFISIHADAFTNRAARGSSVFALSKKGATSTAARFLAETQNESDLIGGVSMSGDRYLDHTMFDLVQTVTISDSLKFGKEILTRLGKVNRLHKNSVDQAGFAVLKAPDIPSVLVETAFISNLEEERKLRTSHFQQQIAESIFAGIKAYFASQAQQ comes from the coding sequence ATGTCTCATTCGAATCATCATCTGACTCGACGACGTCTATTACAAAGCGCAGCAGCAACCTGGCTGTTAAGCGTAAGCGGTGTCGGGATGGCGGCGACCACACAGGTCGTTGCCGTGCGCGTCTGGCCATCCTCCGCCTATACCCGCGTCACACTTGAATCCAATCACCCGCTGAAATATAACCAGTTTAGTCTCAGTAACCCTGAACGTATCGTGGTGGATATTGAAAATGTTCATCTGAACAGCGTATTGAAGGAAATAGCCAGCCAGTTTCAGCAGGATAATGACCCGTTGATTAAAGAGGCGCGCATCGGCCAGTTTGATAAAAGCACGGTGCGTTTGGTGCTGGAACTCAAGCAGCAGGCGACGACCAAAGTCTTTACGCTGGGGCCGGTGGCCGAATTCAAGCATCGACTGGTACTGGATTTGTACCCTGCCGCCGGACGCTACGACAACGAAGAAGATCCGCTGCTGGCGCTGTTGGAGGATTACAACAAGGGCGAACTGGAGCGCACGTTGCCCGCAGAAGCGCCGAAAGCCGGGAAGGCAGGACGGGATCGTCCGCTGATTATTATGCTCGACCCCGGTCACGGCGGTGAAGATCCTGGTGCGATTGGCAAGAATAAAACGCGTGAGAAAGACATCGTGCTGCAAATCGCTCGCCGCCTGCGCAAGTTGATCGATAATGAATCCAACATGAAGGCATATATGACGCGCAATGAAGATGTGTTCATTCCGCTGCGCGTGCGGGTGGCGAAAGCGCGCAAGCAGCGTGCCGATCTATTCATTTCGATTCATGCGGATGCGTTTACCAATCGAGCGGCAAGAGGATCGTCGGTTTTTGCACTCTCGAAGAAAGGCGCAACCAGTACCGCCGCCAGATTTCTGGCAGAAACTCAGAACGAATCGGATTTGATCGGCGGCGTAAGCATGAGCGGCGATCGCTATCTGGATCACACCATGTTCGATTTGGTGCAGACCGTCACTATCAGCGATAGCCTGAAGTTTGGTAAAGAGATCCTGACCCGCTTAGGCAAGGTGAATCGTCTGCATAAAAACAGCGTCGATCAGGCTGGCTTTGCGGTACTGAAAGCGCCGGATATTCCTTCAGTGCTGGTTGAGACGGCTTTTATCAGTAATCTGGAGGAAGAGCGCAAGCTGCGCACCAGCCATTTCCAGCAGCAAATTGCCGAATCCATTTTTGCAGGCATTAAAGCTTACTTTGCCAGTCAGGCTCAGCAGTAG